One Vallitalea pronyensis genomic region harbors:
- a CDS encoding acyltransferase — protein sequence MKKFLPTFGLMRIICALSVLGIHVTGQYIHLEFPYLINQFFRYCVPIFIMMSGYFLWYSDMHCKQHTSLTPFYAKQLRKIVIPYVLWLVIYLIYNNRHHLDQLLTLDYIHILLTGYNHLYFLLIIIQLYIIYPFVKKQFNRGNSKHMLIVSGVISLYFQLGIYLYKLGVSIMPYPFIKHVTILFPTWLFYFVFGIYFASHQSKLLKIKPSYVLVVWLVSLIILITDSKLTDTYMYSIKPTVMLYSMLSFYLFYQYFNKPISNGLMRRIHGWSTMSFDFYLSHMLILSLVRSYTKIIGFVSLFNSVGGMLLFYILTIIGTYYFCQLIAVIRHVFSRKRANSITNGPIGTADSYVNVS from the coding sequence TAGGGATTCACGTAACTGGACAGTACATACATCTTGAGTTTCCTTATCTTATTAATCAATTTTTTAGATATTGTGTACCCATCTTTATTATGATGTCCGGTTATTTTTTATGGTATTCAGACATGCATTGTAAACAACATACATCACTAACTCCTTTTTATGCAAAACAATTGCGCAAGATTGTCATTCCTTATGTCCTGTGGCTTGTCATTTACCTTATTTATAATAATAGGCATCATTTAGACCAATTATTAACGCTTGATTACATCCACATCCTTTTAACAGGTTATAATCACTTATACTTTTTATTGATTATCATACAGTTATATATAATCTACCCCTTTGTGAAAAAACAATTTAATCGTGGAAATAGTAAACATATGTTAATCGTATCAGGTGTCATTTCCCTCTACTTTCAACTGGGTATCTATCTCTATAAGCTAGGTGTTTCAATAATGCCTTATCCTTTCATTAAACATGTAACCATATTATTTCCTACTTGGCTGTTTTATTTTGTTTTTGGTATTTATTTTGCTTCTCATCAATCAAAATTACTAAAGATAAAACCTTCGTATGTTTTGGTTGTATGGTTAGTAAGTCTTATTATACTTATTACAGATAGTAAATTAACAGATACTTATATGTATTCCATTAAGCCTACTGTTATGTTGTACAGTATGCTTAGCTTTTATCTTTTCTATCAGTATTTTAACAAGCCGATCTCTAATGGCTTAATGCGACGAATACATGGATGGAGTACTATGTCTTTTGACTTCTATCTTAGCCATATGCTGATTCTATCTCTAGTGAGATCCTATACAAAAATTATCGGCTTTGTCAGCTTATTTAATAGCGTTGGTGGCATGTTATTGTTTTACATTTTAACCATCATAGGTACCTACTACTTTTGTCAATTAATAGCTGTCATACGTCATGTCTTTTCTAGAAAAAGAGCGAATAGCATTACCAATGGACCTATTGGTACCGCAGATTCGTATGTTAATGTTTCATGA